The Sulfitobacter indolifex genome contains the following window.
CGGCCCTTGGGGTTCAGCGCTAGATAAGGCGCTGCGGTTTGCTCGGCCGTTGCGAAATCGACCTTCACCGGCTCGTAGGACAGCCCGGCTTCTTCAAGGGCAAGAGCAACGGCCACCGAAATCGTGCCAGGGGCGTAGTGGAGTTTCAGCATGGAGGTCAGCCTTTCACGGGAGAGGGATTACATATGCGTTTGTGCAAGACGCCGGTCAGGCCGGTCAAGATGTGGCACGGCGTTGAACAGCACCGGCGACCAGTGCCCGCCGATGGGAAAGAGCCGGTGCATCGAGGTGTGCATGATCGCCAGCGCCAGCCGCGCCATCGCCGGGATGCCGACGCCCATGGCCTGCGCCATCGCCAGAGAGATCAGCCCGCCTGAGGTCACCACCAGCGCCGGTCCTTCGCCCTCGGCAATCTCGGCCAGCGCGGATTGCACCCGCGTTTCAAAGTGCTCGTAGGTCTCAGGCGTGTCGGCCAGTTTGCCCGCTTTCCAATAGTCAAAGACCTGCGGCAGGTGATGCACAAACTCGCCCGCGCGGGGGAAGGGCACCTTGTGCTGCTGCTCCATCAGACTGGCGAGGGTGAAATACTCCAACTCGTTCAGCCGCGCGTCGCGAATGGGTTCCAGCCCGGTGTTCATCCCCTCCGCCGTCTCGATGTGGCGCGTCAACGTGCCGGTATAAAGCCGCGTGTGGTGGGTTTCACTCTGGCGCAAATGGTCGCCCAGCCACGCGGCCTGCTCATGACCCAGCGGGCTGAGTTTATCATAGCTCAGCTCGTCCTTCGCGGTTGAATTCGCTTGGCCGTGGCGGATCAAAGTAATGTGGGACATCAAAGGGCTTTCACTGTTCGCCCCAGTGATAGGGCAGCTTGTCTGGCCATTCAATGCAATGTGGGGCGGCGGCGTTTATCCGTGACGGGGTGTCGGGATTGGCCCCTGACACGCGCCGGGTTTTGCTTATAGTTTGGGCAATAGCTAGCGGGAGGGGTAGCCATGGCCGAGAGGATCACATTCACGCTTGATGGGCAAACTGTTGAGGCAGAGGCTGGCATGACCATTTGGGAAGTGGCCAATGGTCGGGGTCTTAAAATCCCGCATCTGTGCCATAAACCCGCCCCCGGCTATCGCCCCGACGGCAACTGCCGCGCTTGTATGGTTGAGATTGAGGGCGAGCGCGTGCTGGCGGCCTCCTGCATCCGTGAGCCTGCCGATGGCATGGTGGTGACCACCAACAATGCGCGCGCCGAGAATGCCCGCAAGATGGTGATGGAACTGCTGCTAGCAGACCAGCCCGCGCAGGACGTGGCGCATGACAAGTCGAGCCACATGCGCGACATGGCGGCCCTGAGCGGGGTGGAGAGCAGCCGTTTTCCCAAGCTGGAGCGGGACCGCATTCCGCTGTTGGATGACAGCCATGTCGCGATGCGGGTCAACCTTGATGCGTGTATCCAGTGCAACCTTTGCGTGCGGGCGTGCCGCGAGGTGCAGGTCAACGACGTGATCGGCATGGCCGGACGCGGGCATGATGCCTATCCGGTGTTTGACATCGACGATCCCATGGGCGCATCGACCTGCGTGGCCTGCGGTGAGTGCGTTCAGGCCTGCCCGACGGGGGCGCTGATGCCTGCCACGGTGGTGGATGAGCAGCAGGTGGGTGATAGCGCGGATTACGACAGCGAGGTTGAGAGCATCTGCCCCTTCTGCGGCGTGGGTTGCCAGATTTCGCTGAAGGTGAAGGACAACAAGGTCAAGTACGTCGAGGGCATCAACGGCCCGGCGAACGAAGGGCGACTCTGCGTTAAAGGCCGCTTTG
Protein-coding sequences here:
- a CDS encoding histidine phosphatase family protein, whose translation is MSHITLIRHGQANSTAKDELSYDKLSPLGHEQAAWLGDHLRQSETHHTRLYTGTLTRHIETAEGMNTGLEPIRDARLNELEYFTLASLMEQQHKVPFPRAGEFVHHLPQVFDYWKAGKLADTPETYEHFETRVQSALAEIAEGEGPALVVTSGGLISLAMAQAMGVGIPAMARLALAIMHTSMHRLFPIGGHWSPVLFNAVPHLDRPDRRLAQTHM